The following is a genomic window from Hemitrygon akajei chromosome 6, sHemAka1.3, whole genome shotgun sequence.
ggctccatagtctccacTGTAACAGTTGTAAAATAAGTGAAAGTGCTGTTTTCTGTAGCAGTCACATTCAGAGTGGCTGAAGCTGTTGTATTTCCTGCAGAGTTGCTCACCAGACATGTATACAATCCCGTGTCCTCCGCAGTCACATTTGTGAAATTTAACGTGCCATCGTTCAGCACAGAAATACGAACTTTATATGCTCCATGAGTCATAATTGTGCCATTGGGAGTAATCCAACTCACTGAGGTCATGGAGGTGGAGGCTCGACATTTCAACTCTGCAGCCATTCCCTCGGTCAGATTGAGATCGGTGGGAGCCTCTACAATTACTGGAGCATAGCAGTTGAATTTGTTCTGGTCCAGTTCTCCAATGTAATTCCCTTTTAAACTAGGGGGAGCGTGACAACGAGCGCAACATGTTGTGTTGGAGGGTACAATCTCCTTCAGCCACCAGCTCAGCCACAAGATATCGCAATTGCAGTTCCATGGGTTGTGATGCAAGTGGACCCGCTCTAGGTGATGAAGAGGTGTGAAGAGGTCATGAGGCAGCAGAGTCAGGTTATTGTGTGCCAAGTTAAGCTCTATTAGTGACTGAAGGTCATCGAAGGCATTCCTCTCAATCACCTGGATCTGAGCATGCATCATCCACAGCTTCTGCAGGTTAGTTAAACCCTGAAAGGAGCCCGGTCGGATTAATGAAAGCCGATTCCCTGATAGTTCCAGTTCCTCCAATTTTATCAGAGGCATGAGGTTTGGGATTTCCCGAAGATTACACATACCAAGGTTCAGATATCTTAGATTTGACAAACCTTCAAAGGCTCTGTCTGAGATATATTCAAGTCTTTTCAGCTCACCTAAATCTAATCTCCTTAGAGAAGGAATTCGACTGAAAGCATAAGATTGTATACTTTCAATGGGATTATTCCTCAACCACAGCTCTTTCAGTTTGGATAGGTACTCAAAAGCTCCGCTGGGGATGGTGGAAAGGCGGTTGTCAAATAGCTCCAGGGTGTTGAGATTTGTCAGGCCATTGAAGGCTCCAACCTCAATCTGCCGGATGTGGTTCTTACTTAACTGTAGAATCTCCAGGTGCCttaaatgcttgaagctgtcagcTTTGATTACTTGGACTCTGTTTTCTTGCAGGTTCAGGTAGCGTGTGTTAATGGAGATGCTATCCGGCACTTCTCTCAAGTTCCGTCGCGTACAGATCACTTTACTGAATTGGTTGCTACAGGAGCACACGGAAGGGCAAGTCTGCGCTCGAACCAAACCAGCCACTACAAGAAGTTGTAGAGCCAACAGCAGCACAAATAAAGGGTCGAGTATCGCCCTGTTAAACTTTGGACCTATCATCATCTGCTGTGGATGCAATGTCATCTTGTTCAACATTCATAATTTATTGGATGTTTGTTTTCTTGAGTTCAAGTTATTAGTGTAAtctgaaaaacaaagaaaaaatggAATTAATGCTGTGAACAAGTGCATCATTAGACTATTCTGTAAGCTTGCCATATTGCTTTCCCTGTTCAATATTTTTCCTGCTCAGTACTTTAATACCTGTAATAATCCCCACTGGCTCATGCTGGATTGTCTTGAGGCCAGCTCATATTGACATTTGACCTAAGTGTATTTGCATATTGTAGATAAACTAACAAGGCTATCATACTTCCAAAAACATTCTTTAAATATTCTTGAATGAAAATTTGCCAAGAGACATTTGCCTTAAGCATACAGTGTAGTTGCACTTGTAGTATGCTACTTCCAAACTTTGGTTATATTGCCTTCAACGGAACTGAACTTTGGAAGCAAATTACACCACACACTCCTTGCATGTTTTGTTCTTCCTTCACATATATGCATGCCCAGCACATATGTGGAGAAACTTCTGTACCAGTAGCTACTTTTTCATTTTAAATCCCAATTTCAAACATGACATACACCGCTGAGAAGCACAGATTCAGAAATGATTTCTAACAGAGTTATTTAATGCATACCCACAACAGTTTCCAAAATTTAACAATCCTATAATTTCAAGGTACTTCAACTCAATTTGAAGTGTTTGAACTGCAAGTAAATTATGCAATACCGGAAGTGATATTATGTAAGTACTTGGacaaacattctctttatacAGTATGTATTAGCAGTTTCTGCTACTTTAAAAGAGAAATTCATCCACTGCAAATGTGTGGCTTTATGAAAACAACAGATAAAGGAGTCCTTTATTTAAAATGATGTAACATGTGTACTGTATTAATGAAAAGTGCATTTTCTATGTTTTACTGGCACTAAGCATGTAAGACTTTAGTGATAAGATTTCTGTAGTAACAGATCTTTCAATGAGCAAACACTACTCCTAAAAACCATACTGAAAGCTTTAACCATTGGCAAAGCCTTAACTCTACCACAcaagttgtaaaaaaaaaggtgagagatatttatagtttttaaatatCTCGATCATTCACAGTAAATTAAAAGCAATTCCATTTGAActcaaaataaaaagaaaagttGATATGGTAATGTGATTGATTTCACTACAATTTACCTGAAAATACTTCTGTACACAAATACCTTAAGGTGAAGCAACATAATACTTTAAAAAGACATCACCTTTGCATATCTGATCCATAGCCACTGTGATCCTGACTCAGGAGTCAATAAAACTTCAGCAGGACAGCACTTAGCTATCAAATAGGTTGTTGTAGTAAGCCTGGCACTTCTGCATTGAACTGTGTGTTGAAGGCCTAATGAAATGACTAACACTGGTGATTTTATTCAGAAAAGTCACCAATAGACAGCAAGGTCTGGCCTGAAAGCTTAGTGTGTCATTTATTATCAGCATATAGAAATACTTCCCTTGGGCATTTTTTAATGATTTCAAAATATTTTACGTTGTGAGGAAACTGCCTTTTAGTTGCATACATTAAGGAATATATGTTGAGGTGAATTTGAGTTAAGTTGGCAAGTAGAGGTATAAAGATAAATGTATCAGGTAATAGTGATATATTCCCAGTGATACAAAATATTTTTTGTTTCAAAGAGATGTGCAAGTCACACCCTAGCTCTCTAACTCCTTTATGCTTATCCTTAGTCTAGAAAAACTAGTTAGGAGTTCATCTTAGGGAATCATCTCAAATGACATTTCAgtacaaagccatgttgtcttAAAAGTTCCCCAGAAACATCATACTTTTTGTAGACTCCTTTTCAATGTTCTAAGAAATGCGTACACCAGTTTACATTCTTAAAACATCTCGTATTTCACACCAGAATACACTTGTGATGCACAGAGTGTGACATATCACAAAGCAACTTAATGGAAGCAGATTGCACTACATATATAAATATTGAAGCATAGAGTAATGTAATACATGAGGCAGACATTTGTTGTCCTTTATTACACATATTAACAGTGTAAAAATGTTATGTTGGAACTCTAACTCCTAAACAAATGTCAAACagtaagaaaaaaaaactttgcatTGATTCTTTTATTCTTGTCTCTCCTCTAAATCTATATGTTTTATGTTTGTTTCAACACAGTTGAAGGAGCTCTATAATTCCTGGAACTATTTCACTTTTACATGTATTTTGTTACACATTTTCATTTCCCAACTTTAGTCACTGCAATTAGATGTGCATCAGATTCACTGATCCAGCAGCAAACATTTTCCATAGATCTGGACTTAAAATTGTATCTTTAGTTATATAAATTGTATATTTTTGGCTTACATAAAATGTAAGCTTAATTCTCAGCTAACTGATTATATAATGGATCTTCTAATATCAGGTCTACTGATATGCGAATTAAATAATCGCAGCAGTATTGGTGCCTCATACTGACCATTATGTGATCGGTATTGAAATTTTTGAGTCCTTATTTCATAtattttttaacatttttttaattgaattttcaaataggttacagaagaaaaaaaattatcaacccttcccccctccccttaacccctcccccctgacatatccctatagaaaaaagagaagaaaaaagaaagaaagaatgcctggatatcggaagatccccacatgctccatggagttcataatagctttaatatgtatatttatttctttccccagataaccaataattttatcttcagagcacctatatattcaatcctattttttgtaaataagggcaccaaattttcagaaatatttcatatttatctcttaaattataagtatttttttcaagtggaatgcagctaaaaatttcattcttccaacgatctatacttaagtatgaatccgatttccaagtaactgcaatagcctttttggctactgccaatgcaatttttatgaattctttctgatatttattcaatttggattttgattttatcccttcaatatcgcctagtaaaaataatgttggattatgtggaagttgtattccaataatttgttccagtaaaactcttaaatttgtccaaaaaggttgaattttaaaacaagaccaagtagggtgtaaaaaagtaccaatttcttgattacatcgaaaacattgatcagataaatttgagtttaatctatttattttttgtggtgtaatatgtatttgatgtaaaaagttatattgtactaatcttagtcgaacatttattgtatttgtcacactgtcaagacataatcttgaccaacttgtttcatcaattttaatattcaaatcagtttcccatttttgtcttgacttatgaattcctagtttaattgcctgtttttgaatcaaattatacataccagaaataatttttttaatttttcatttatgaattaaagtttctatttcattaggtttcggcaataacattgtttgacccagtttatctcttaagtaagcccttaattggaaataacaaaaaagagtgctatttgatattttatatttattctttaattggtcaaatgacaataatatacctccttcaaaacagtctcctatatatctaatccctttgtgaaaccagttatataaaaattgattatccattgtaaaagggataagtttattttgaattaaaggtctctttgctaataaagatttctttatctcatcatcaacatttatcttattccataaatcaatcaaatgttttagtataggagattctttcttttcccgtatccatttagattcccatttatatataaaatcttccggtatattttctcctattttgtctaattctattctaatccatgccggtttatcttcatcaaaaaaagatgcaataaatctaagttgatttgctttataataattcttaaaatttggtaattgtaaccctcctaggtcaaatttccatgtcaatttttccaatgatattcttgacatcttacctttccaaaggaatttcctcacacatttatttaactcttgaaaaaatttctacagtaattgtattggtagtgtttggaataaatattgtaatctagggaataaatattgtaatctaggaaatatattcatttttacagcattgactctacctattaatgttattggtaacatcatccatttatcaagatcctcttgaattttttttaataatggcaaatctttatatcattatcaactcttattcctaaatactttataccatttatcagccatctaaattgagttattaatcgacattgactataatctcctttagtaaggaatttcacttttatcccaatttattttgtaccctgatattttcccatattcttccaatctagaagataatttacacaacgaatgcaatgggttagttagataaatcagaacatcatcagcaaataagttaatcttatattcctcctgattaactctgaaacccataatatctgagtcagttctaattaattcagctaatggttctatcgccaacacaaataaagtaggtgataatggacaaccttgtctagttgaccttgttaattgaaatgatgttgaaatttggccatttgtcaccactttagctttggggttagtatttaaggttttaatccattttataaaagatactcctaatccatatttttccaataccttaaataaaaaatcccattccaatctatcaaatgctttttctgcatccaaagcaactgccacacttatttcttccctcttttgtgccaaatgaattatgctaagtaaccgagttacattatctgccgattgtctatttttaataaatcctgtttgatccatctgtattaattttggtaagtatttagataatctattagataaaatctttgctattattttatagtctgtgttcaacaaagaaataggtctatatgatgttggctttaaaagatctctgtctttttttggcaatactattaaaatagctgtcgaaaaagattctggaagtttatgcgtttaTGCGTTCTTTtcgcttggtgtattagctccataaaaggaggaattaataaatctttaaactttttgtaaaattcaagcggaaaaccatcttctcctggagatttattactctgaagtgatcctagagcttcttcaacctcttttaatgtaaaaggcgcatctaatcctttctgttcttccgaattcaattttgggagagttatttgtgataaaaaaacctttctatctcaacaatatcattttgtgattctgattgatacagttcagaataaaaaaatttttaaatttcattgatttctaaaggtttataagtaattttatttacacttgttctaattgcatttatcgttttggaagcctggtctgtttttaactgccaagcaagaatcttgtgtgatctttcacctagttcataatatctctgtttagttctcataattgctttttctgttcggtatgtctgaagtgtattatattgtaacttcttgttaataagttgtctttgtttttcttctgtcatatatctttgagattctttttctaattttgtaatctctttttccaattgatctatttctaccatatattccttcttaattttagaagtataacttattatctggcctctcaaatatgccttcattgcttcccataatataaatttatcatcaactgaatgtgagtttgtatctaaaaaaactgaatctgtttttttttcataaaattgcaaaaatcttgatgttttaataatattgaattaaatctctatctgtaaatcgattcctccttatccatcattatcattgtcattatcaagggggaatgatctgacaatattcttgctttatattccatatttttcattctgtcttgaatattcgctgatagtaggaaaaaatctatccttgaataagttttatgtctatttgaataaaatgaataatctctttctcttgggttaattcttctccatatatcaatcaaatttaaatctttcatcaatgataaagttaattttgctacttttagtTTTGTAATAAtctttgttgacctatctaaaactgggtctagacaaaagttaaagtctccacctattaatattttatcgtgtgcatcagccaaattcaaaaaagcctcttgtataaattttacattgttttcatttggtgcataaacattcataagagtccatagttctgaaaagatttgacaatgtataattatatatcttcccgcagaatcaattaatacattttgtatttcaattggtaaagttttgttgaccaaaattgcaactcccctcgcttttgaattaaTTGAAGTtgctataacatttccgacccaatcactctttaatttctgatgttctatctctgttaaatgcgtttcttgtataaaagcatatctattttcattttcttaatgtatgttaaaattctttttcttttcactggtccattaagcccattaacattaaaactttaaaaattcagtaaattagtcattatttttaacggggttactccagtctataatagtacataatatttcaactctcatagtaccttggggaattattttaaaattctccatgttgctatgtgtctcccctccgatcatccaggcaaagaaagaaagataaaagaaaaacagattataaagaaaaaaaaaacaaaaaaaaacccctgctaatgttgtgaatgaaaaaaaaaacacattacccccttccgttgtgcgggtcatggcaaacaCCATGATcacacacgtgaatcccatagcgatcgatccgaagttccccctgCTGCCCcgtaacatgaaaaaagtatatataagagaagaaaaaaataatatcactactctcgatgaatatttctcaaatttttacctttctccccctgtatcatataaataaaaatatatttaaatattcttctgtctttatgtccatcaactcacttcagtgtccccgtcttcatctttaatctgtttcacttttaaatcttcacTGTGTCTAgcaaatatttgggagttcttgtgcaaactcctctgcatcccgatgatcagtaaaaaatcttctttttccgtcatccaaaaaaattatcagtgttgccgggtggcgcaatataaatttataacccttttcccataaaacctTTTTCACtgtgttaaattccttctttctcttcaaaaggtcataacttatatcaggatagaaaagaactgctttcccttctatcatcaatggctcatttctctttctggcacattgggcagccgccttcaggatcttttctttatcttgatatcttaagcattttatcaagattggtcgtgggttttgatcaggttgaggttttggtcttaaggctctgtggaccctttcgatttcaatcaactgggttgcctcttccatttccaaattttccgggatccatttttgaaaaaaatttattggatcctctccctctattccttctttaagaccaacaattttaatattatttcgtctactaaaattttcaagcacgtctattttttccaacagtcgttttctttctgatgtccaggctagaatattatcttccattttattcactctatcaatagtgtctcccgttatttcttccagctttttaactttcttgtccattttctcctgttttttcaccattttatcaaacatagtcttcatatttttaatatcttcttttaattcatgcattatttgcgccaaagcttctcttatgtctccagagAATCTTCCacttccaacctcttcctgttgttcttcttttacctcttcatcttcatctgtatgtcCCAGAGAATTCAAATCCTCCTcgggttcattttcacttccgcttccaatcgtagctgggatttgtagttcaaattgctcatGTTTGTGCATGCCCTTTCCTGCGGGCACGCACAGTTCCTGTTGTTCTTTCTTGGAGACTGCTGATGTTGCCGCCGatttctgttctgtatcgccggaggtaagatgcccttgagtccgaggcttcttcatggtggccggcCCAGCTTGTATTGTCTTCAAAGTAgaagttttcttctttgtctgtttaggaggcatatctaaggaaaatcctgagtagtttagacgtggtttttagaaaatatttacttacttttcttcacttaaacattaatttattagttttttttacgggagagctggattttcatgtctcgatcctacgtcatcatgtgacgtcccccatatttttttaaaaggtaCAATATTGCTAATTTTTGATGCCTTTTGAAAGTTGTGTCTCTTTGCTGAACTAATTTTATCAGGTGGACACAGTTGACATTTACAGTTTGTGGGAATATTAATATCTACCATTAATAAATGTACAATAGTCAATTATCATTTCAGTGTGGGCACAGAAGATTCACCTTTACCCAGAGTGGTTAAAATGCacaaaattctctctcttggagcAAATGAACGCAAATGGTTTTGATGCCTTTAAGGGAGTGCTGGATAAATTTATGATGGTGAATTAATATGCAAAGTAGATTAGATGAATCTGGTAGAAAGGACATACATATGGAACATAACCAACAGCATTGAGGAATTGAGCTGAATAGCCTTTTGCTATGTTGTAACTTCAGTATAATTTTACATGGTACTGGCGTTCTGCAGTGTTTCACAGAAGTCACCATCATTGAAATGTAGCACTTTATATGGTGTGGCTGCACACACTCGGTGATGGGGAAGACATTAAAATTGCAGCTTGTTTTACTGAACAGTGACAGGAAAAGCACCAATTGCCTTGTGTACATTTGGCTGGATTCATATCACTGTAACTTTAATTTAAtggaaggttgaattttaaataaACCTGCTACTAATAGGTATGTATAATTCAATAGGTTGAACAACCAAAATTACAGTTTACATAATCTGAAGACAACtgcaaaataagaccataagatcaacTATTGAACTAACAGAATATAAGAGTGGGGAGGTCAATGTATCTACTGCATATTATAAAAGAACAAAttgatggaagaactcagcaggtcttgaGGGAAGGCAAAGGAATGGTTGAacatttgggtcaagaccctgcacTAGAACTGCTGCAGATGCTGCTTTATTTGCTGAGTTTTTTCAGCTGTATTTTTTTTCTACATATTCTAGGATCTGCAGTATCTTGTGTTTCCAGGTTACGGTCCGTTCATTTGTTATgtactgtgtcatatgacatgggtgatcctgttctttccatgaccattcttggcaagtttttctacagaagtggttgccattgccttcttctaggttATGGCATAAGTTTAAAAAACATAATTAATCCAGAACTGGAGTACTATCACTCAAATAAAGGAAGGATATGATTGCATCAGAAAGGATACACAGAAGATTCACCCAGGTGTTGCCAGGGATGCAGTACCTCAGTTTTGAGGAATACCGAGACAGGTTGGGAGTGAAAAAGAATAAGAGTAGGGAGGTGGAGGGAACAGATTAATGTATAGAGTGTAAAAGTAATTCTCCATAGTAGAGGTATGTAAAATCAGAAAGCATTGTATCAAAGTGTAGGAGATTCAAAGAGGACTTTGAGAACAACGTTTTGTCCCACCCAGTGGATGGTTGGCATTTGGAATACATTGTGTAAGGGAGTGGTGGAGATGGTGATTCTCATCATTCTTTTAAGAAGCACCTCGACAAGCATCTAAATTGCCAAGACATACAAGGCAAtgggagaaaatgctggaaagtaGGATGAGAATAGATGAGCATTCAATGGTCAGCAAGCACAGAGTGGGCTGAAGAACACGTCTCTGTACAGTGATGAAATGACACAATGCAATTACCATCTTGGGGCACCATTGATCAGTGGACAAGCACTTAGTACTATGGCTACCACAGCAGATCAGTGTTTTCTGATGTAACTGTCATAACTTCCTCATCTCCAGGCATCTCAAAGCCATTCTGTCATTGACtaggagtgtaatggaatgcTCTCTACTTGCTTAGGTGAATGTAGATCTGTCATGAAATTCTATGGAATTTCAATTGGACACTTTGTGTAATACCTTTGGGAAAACATTTTTCG
Proteins encoded in this region:
- the LOC140729646 gene encoding leucine-rich repeat-containing protein 4C-like; translated protein: MLNKMTLHPQQMMIGPKFNRAILDPLFVLLLALQLLVVAGLVRAQTCPSVCSCSNQFSKVICTRRNLREVPDSISINTRYLNLQENRVQVIKADSFKHLRHLEILQLSKNHIRQIEVGAFNGLTNLNTLELFDNRLSTIPSGAFEYLSKLKELWLRNNPIESIQSYAFSRIPSLRRLDLGELKRLEYISDRAFEGLSNLRYLNLGMCNLREIPNLMPLIKLEELELSGNRLSLIRPGSFQGLTNLQKLWMMHAQIQVIERNAFDDLQSLIELNLAHNNLTLLPHDLFTPLHHLERVHLHHNPWNCNCDILWLSWWLKEIVPSNTTCCARCHAPPSLKGNYIGELDQNKFNCYAPVIVEAPTDLNLTEGMAAELKCRASTSMTSVSWITPNGTIMTHGAYKVRISVLNDGTLNFTNVTAEDTGLYTCLVSNSAGNTTASATLNVTATENSTFTYFTTVTVETMEPSVQVHTTDDKFRPTPFSEWDTTFVTTSLTPRSTKSTEKTITVAITDAGENLIPGLDEVMKTTKIIIGCFVAITLMAAVMLIIFYKMRKQHHHQNHHAPTRTIEIINAEDDIAGSTAVESHLTMPTIEHEYMNHYNSYKAPFNHTTTVNTINSLHSSVHEPLLMPMNSKDNVQETQI